aaacaacaaaataaaaataaaaatagtccatcatcaccagtccatcatgacagacataatagagatcaatactaattaaaaaaaagataatttaaaaaaattttagatagtctacataatataatccgttcaaaaaacttcgtcaggttactcaaaaacattgaaaaacaaactaccaaaaattgtccacattaattatccgttcgtataaaacttcgtcaataaaaatcttcgtcataaaattaaaaaaaaaatcgttcgactgttaataaaacacagttttcacgtgtgaaatacagtgcctcttaaattctgtaagtgttgttgcgcatttaatatgtcttggcatcgaattgaaaacatttattcctttgaagtacaacgaattttgtgaagcacatgacaagaaattaggtgttcttaattcattcgcgtttctagtgttatatctatggaaatcacttcctctttcaactcgatcacacaaatatcgaggcagcaaaccgtgaactactttaaaaatgaacaccatagttaaataaacaattctttgcttcacggataaccattttagagcgtccagcatcaaagatgaggaagtgaatctattacattttagaatcaaccgcattattttattctgcaaacgctgtaatctcgatatttgtgtatcattggctaaaaataatatggaagaacaaaagtctaaatgaggagagatgattgatttgtatagctgtattttactgcacatagttaaatcgtttttcaatcggcataagattccatacttcttggcaattttcctgatgacattgtcaatgtgagtattgaacttgagtttgtcatcaataatcacgccaagatatttaatctcccgaacgcgatcaatggtctcatcatcaattataATAGAGACGTTTCTCTTCTAAACCACAAAACTAAACGCACTCTTCTAAACCACAAAACACAAAAGAACGTATTAATTACGATAAATATCGTGTGATGCATGCAATTCAACGTGATGCGCGGTAGAACACTAACATTTCGCCAACCACATTTCATTGATAAATCCGATCTTATCAGCAACGTTGGTTGTGCTCAAATGTGCTACTGTGGATCAGCTATAAAACATATGTGCGTCTCGGTTGAGTGGATGACTGAAGTCAAACGCGGACGGAAATGAGTGCGAAGATAGTTATCATTGGCGCGGGAGCTGCCGGAATAGCCGCTGCTACGCGACTTTACGAAAAAGGTTTCAGAAACGTCCAAATTCTTGAAGCCACTGATCGCATCGGAGGACGTGTGGCAACTGTCACTTTTGGGGAGAATGTGGTCGATCTTGGTGCCCAGTGGTGTCACGGGGAGAAGAACAATGTCGTACACGAGCTAGCTGCCCCGCTGGGGTTGTTGGAGTCTTCGGTGGTTGGCCGGGAAAACATGTTCATTCGAGACAACGGCGATGTTGTGCCGAAGAAAATCTCCGATCGATTAATGGTGATTGCAGAAGCACTTGTGGAGTCGGATGAGTTCGCATCCTATGATGGAACGGTGGGAGACTTTGTAACAGAGCGGTTCATAAAAGTGATGCAAGAAGAAAAAAACTTGGATATTGATCGCGAGCTTGTACAGCagtttttactgtgttaccacAATTATCAACGTGGGTACAACGCATTCGACTCGTGGTATAACGTTACGGCTTCTGGATTGGCGGCGTACAACGAGTGCGAAGGGGATCAATCGCTCACCTGGAAGGGTAAAGGCTCTAAGAGCATATTGGATTTATTGATGGTATGTTTATGTTGTTGCAACGAACATTGACGTAATTCACAATTTTATCTTACAGAAAAACCATCCAGCTCAAAATGCTGAACCAATTCCACTAGATGACAAAATTGTTTTCAATGAATTTGTGACCAACATCAATTGGAATAAAGGGCCTGATAATCCATTAACGGTTAGCTGCGTCGATGGGACCAAATACGATGCGAACCACGTTATCCTCACAATATCTCTGGGTGTTCTCAAAGAAAACATAACCACTCTTTTCACTCCACAATTACCTATTATGAAACAAAATGCCATACAAGGCATTTACTTTGGCGCGGTTAATAAAATCATTATGGAGTTCGAAACGCCCTTTTGGATCGATATGGGAAACACGTTTTCGTTGCTTTGGGATGCGGAAGAATTGGAAAAGTTACGTGGAACGAAATATGCGTGGACTGAAGGAATATCGACATTCTATAAAGAAGATCGCCAGCCAAAGCTGTTGGGCGCCTGGATGATCGGTAAAGAAGGACGCCAATCGGAGCTGCTCGATGATAAAGAAGTGATAGCGGGTATAATGTTCATACTGAGGAAGTTTTTCAAATCGAAGGACATTGAGGAACCAATTTCAATTCTACGGTAATCATACCATTATAAAGCCTTTGTGGTGAACGAATATTATGATAAGTGAATTCACACCTTATAGGTCGAAATGGTCCACGGATCGCAACTTTCGAGGAACGTATTCATCTCCCTCGCTTGCTTCGGACCAGCTTGGGACTGGTCCCGACGATTTGGCACACCCGCTCACCGATTGCCTAGGAACTCCAGCATTACTTTTCGCGGGCGAAGCAACGAACAAGGGTCGTTACGGAACTGTCAACGGAGCTATTGAAACCGGCTGGCGTGAGGCAGATCGAATTGCAGAGTTTTATGGGAAGCAGAAAGCGGCAGtagaatagaaataaaatgtgCATATAGTGTGCTGAATTGACTATGAGTGGTACTGAATTCAAGTGTTATTTTTTAGACTCTGGTTTGAATGAATCCAATAAAATAAAGTTTTCTTAAGGTGGAGGTGaaaggaagccattgtagtagtataggtaaaccacgtgtaaaagtggggtaatagtgtttgtgagagaagagcaaagcagtCATGAGTAGCGGAACAAAATAAATGTACGTATCCCGTCACAAGCACTGGAGAGAGACAAACGGCTGtatgtgtttttgttttcctctTTGTATGCGATGTTCGTGCTAAGTGTGTTATCGTTTGTTTACGATGAAGGTGCGTGTCATTTGGATGCTTAGACAACATCCGGAATCGGGGTTACGAAATCGTcgatgaaacgtcgagatctactgccaactcgaatttttttttcaaaaatcgacactctgggacttacgAGGAATACGGAATGCGAGGCTAAACATATGGTTTAGggcgccaatgaaaatcgtcatatcgatttttcatacgggactccctgctaaatgttgatttgcacgataaaatccctctgcaaaatattggctCATACGGACTGTAGTATACTAATTAACCCTAATTCCAATTTAACACAATACATCCTGACCCTCATTCTTTCCTCATCCTCAATTCCGCATTCTTACTTATTTCCCATAACCACTTTCCGCATACCATATCTAATAACATATAGATAATCTCCACCTAACACTTTTCCGCTTTGTTAGTCAGCAACTCTTGGGATTTCCTTACGGAAATCCCCCAAACTGACTAATTACGTAACCCCGACTGAACGCTAATTATGATGCGCCAGTCGTTTCAAACTTCCCTGTATACGACCTCGAACAactaacaacaataacatacaACGAGCAGGCATGTATTAGGACTtcgtttcaaaaaaaagttgatgccaatTGTCTTAAAATCGCATGAAATTATCGAGATTTACGATCtctgaaataaaattttcgtcaaaaatagacttttcagacaaaatcgaccaagtgccaaaaagtcattttttgacaaaaatgtttttttccagaTAACAATCTCGACGTTCcatgcaatttgaaaacattcggcatcaaatttttttttcgaaaacctcgatttcctttacttctccttgggtgatttttcggttttcaaaaaactcgaactttggCCGCTGTGTGAAActaatgaagtccgattgagctgatattttgcatagggtagtttttcgtgggaatcaacatttttaatcaagtttaaTCAAGAAAATTCGACGATCACTTTTTCCCCATACATCGATTGGCACTCtagtgaccactatgcccccacttccgcTACGTTGCAGTTCGTTTAAgaaggcactgttcttcgaacTCATTTTCTCATGGGCTCGATTTTAAAAGGGTGTGTGAGCTGAAGCCAGTTTAAAATCGGAACAGGAATAGTCAAGAAAGGAATCAAGGAATAATTGAGTTAGTTCATAATTCATAATCAAATATGGAGACCAGACCGGAACCCTCGTTATAAAAAGATATTTTCGATTGAATTTCGACCCAATATTCGTTGCTACAGTGCTCCAGGATGCTGTGCTTTCAACCAAGTTGAACGTCGGATGACTCCTTTTTCCCGGTAGTTGGCAGGTTCAATATTTCCTCATGATCATGACGGATCTCACatggatgaaaaactcaaaactagGGATTCGGAACTGGAAAGGAAACATTCTGAATACACCGAATTCTTTTTTACTCGACTGATGCATGcgcgcagaaaaaaaatcgctttAAAACATCGCGTAATTTTGAGCAAATCGCGTACATAAAAATCGCACAATTTCGAAAGAATCACGTAAAAAAAGATTGCTCTATCAACGGCGCGCGCTCGTCACAACCACACTCGTAAATGCTCTCACACATGATAAACCACAcgaaaaaatcgcgtaaaaaagaatccagagtaaggaaaattgttttggtttgtccactccaaaatatgatcatggtttgtccactttttggaatgctctagttcagcgcacctgtgtcaaataaggtattcaaatgattccaaacatataaataaaatagtctttttggtgatttacagtagtttcgtAGGATATTtatacggattcacatgttttgaaggtttataaaatccaccttctattgatGTCAATCGCCCCTCATTTGAACTAACTGTCAATCAACCACCAGAGgtttatttggtacgtattcagaccttttctgtattataacacctacaaatattgtaaacatcatgcttgcacaccatttgtgtcagatttacatagctaaaccatgtaattaatgcatttGGATgatctcaattctgatcatgagttgtccgattcactaatgttggtttgtccacatgatttctatggcaaccacaTGGCGCGCtgtagtttgtttgttttgtttacggtgtccttcgcgcatagcataAATAAAGTTTctttgtgttgagtgtgttgaggtgaacacaaAGACAATATTCTGAacaaagcctaaattatgaatggatcaatgtgatgacagtaaactcaaacaatgaaaaatgcaacatctacttgaaaactcgattttcttCACTCAAAattgatcagaggtggacaaaccatgatcataatatCTCactgaggaaaatcgttaataaatatataaaattgaatgatcTCAACGCCTTAtgatagtattagcaactagagacttggggcttttcaactaACTCcaactcgtcttgattataagtgatttttatgaagaaaaatcgatttgcatttagtAGTTGCTTGAAAACACCCTatactggacaaaccaagatcatttactctATGCAGGGAAATCGTTAGCTGGAGTGTGGAATAACTAAGCGATCCCGTTAAAGCAGAATATATTCAGTTCGCAAACTCACAACATCGATGAAGTGAAAGCCACATTTTTTTAAGCGTTGCATAATTTGTTTACCACGCCTAGAGGCACGCACGGAAACTTGATGTAGGACTTTGAGGACaatcgtttttaaattaagtttTTCTACCTTTTCAGAAATCGACCGCACCAATGGATATGACTCGGGACGACCGtacagaagaaaaagaaaaaatgcggatcgggacgaccgtgctgtgtaaaaatggaagtaaaattatttgcggatcaGGACGACCGCGCAGAAAAAGCACGGCTCGCGACGACCGTATGAtaaaattataatgataaaagtgcggatcgggacgaccgtgttgttgaaaaatggaaacaaaattATATGAGAATCGAGACGAAAGCGCAGTACAAGTACGGCTCGGGACTTACCTCGATTACTTACTTACCTTTGTTAGTTAAATCTCATAAATATGTTCATACATCCCAAAGGTGGTTGAAACATTTTATTAAAACATCTTAAACTTATCCACAACATACTGCCATCAGCAGGTCTTCATAGGATATTTTTGTTGTTCTAATTCC
The Toxorhynchites rutilus septentrionalis strain SRP chromosome 2, ASM2978413v1, whole genome shotgun sequence genome window above contains:
- the LOC129767983 gene encoding spermine oxidase-like: MSAKIVIIGAGAAGIAAATRLYEKGFRNVQILEATDRIGGRVATVTFGENVVDLGAQWCHGEKNNVVHELAAPLGLLESSVVGRENMFIRDNGDVVPKKISDRLMVIAEALVESDEFASYDGTVGDFVTERFIKVMQEEKNLDIDRELVQQFLLCYHNYQRGYNAFDSWYNVTASGLAAYNECEGDQSLTWKGKGSKSILDLLMKNHPAQNAEPIPLDDKIVFNEFVTNINWNKGPDNPLTVSCVDGTKYDANHVILTISLGVLKENITTLFTPQLPIMKQNAIQGIYFGAVNKIIMEFETPFWIDMGNTFSLLWDAEELEKLRGTKYAWTEGISTFYKEDRQPKLLGAWMIGKEGRQSELLDDKEVIAGIMFILRKFFKSKDIEEPISILRSKWSTDRNFRGTYSSPSLASDQLGTGPDDLAHPLTDCLGTPALLFAGEATNKGRYGTVNGAIETGWREADRIAEFYGKQKAAVE